In Chloroflexota bacterium, the genomic window ATGGGAATCATGTCTCCTTTATGAAAGGCCAGGGTCAACCCGTGCTCTACAAGGGAGGACAGCAGTGTGCCGAAGTCTATCTATGCTGCACGCTCCAGCAAGCCTAGGAACGTTTCGCTGACGACTTGGCTGGAGGCCAGCGATGGTGGGAGGTCACGTCTACTCTGGAAGTAGTTGTAAATCGTGCCCTCCGCTACGCCTGCCTCTTGTGAGAGGTCGTGTGTTGTGGCCTAGTCAAAACCAACCCTGGAGAAAAGATCCAAGGCGTCATCAAGAGTGCCATTAACGCCATGAAACTGGTCGGGGTGGCCGGATTTGAACCGGCGACCACCTGAACCCCATTCAGGTGCGCTCCCAGGCTGCGCTACACCCCGAAACTGACCACCCCAACCCTCCCCACCACAGAAAACTTAAAACCCCTCTTTATGTCAACCTAAGCCAGATCTGCTGTCTGGTCGAAACGTTTGATCTGCTCGCCTCAATCAGGATCACAGTGCAGACCATCAATAGAGACTGGCGAAACCTGCACCCATCTGTCTCTTCACCTTCTGCCCGGTCCCAGACTAATTTCACCGGCTCTCCCTATCCTTTTCCTTTGCCTTAATCCTCTGCCTCACCAGATTCTTCTTCTCTTCGTCCACTACCATTGCCCACCACCACCAAGGCAGGGCGGATCACTCGATCATGCAGTCTGTAGCCCTTTTGCAACTCCTCTACTACTTTGCCTTCATCACCTTCTGCTTGAGCCACTGCCTCATGCACAGCAGGGTCAAAGGTCTCACCCACCGATTTGATTTCCGTGAGCCCTTGTGTCTCCAGAGTTGCCTGAAGCTTGCGATATATCAGCCGTAGCCCATCAACCCAACTCAAGCCAGCCAGTTTCGGAGACAGCGACCGCAAGGCCCTCTCGAAATCGTCAAGCACTGGCAATAAGCTGATCACCAGTGTCATGTTAGCAAACTTGGCATTCTCGCTTCTTTCTTGCTCAACACGCTTCTTGTAATTGTCGAAATCCGCTTCCGCTCTCTGCCAATTGCTGAGGTATTTCTTCGCCTTAGCCTCTTCCTCTTCCAGAGCACTCTTCAAGAATTCTGTACTGCCCTTTTCCAAACGCTCTCCAGTCTTTTCCTGCTGGGCCTCCATAGTCAACGTCACCCCGAACTCAAGCTGGCATCCTGCTCATAAGATCGCTCATAACCGCAGAAACATAGTCCACAGTAGGAATAGCCATATTGTAAGGCATGCGGGTAGGCCCGATGACTCCAATAGCACCCCTCCTTTCCTCAACCCCATAGTTACTTAAGATCACGGTGCAGTCCCGCAAAGCCTGCTCCTCATTTTCGTTGCCAATGGTAACTTTAATCCCTGATCCCTTT contains:
- the grpE gene encoding nucleotide exchange factor GrpE — translated: MEAQQEKTGERLEKGSTEFLKSALEEEEAKAKKYLSNWQRAEADFDNYKKRVEQERSENAKFANMTLVISLLPVLDDFERALRSLSPKLAGLSWVDGLRLIYRKLQATLETQGLTEIKSVGETFDPAVHEAVAQAEGDEGKVVEELQKGYRLHDRVIRPALVVVGNGSGRREEESGEAED